Below is a window of Candidatus Paceibacterota bacterium DNA.
ATACACACAAAAAACTTGCCCTTAACCCCACTTATGTGGTGTTATAATCGAACTCACTATTCAGCCATTTTCCAATGTCAAAATTCCAATCCATCAGTGCAGTAGCAAACAAAACAACCGTCCAGAACCACAACAAACTCCTGTTCCTAACATTCTTCTTTCTAACTAAAGTATTTAGCTTTTGCCTTAGAAAAATTCCTACACTCGGAAGACAACTCCGCAGGATTCGATCATGGCTTCCGGCACCTGAATTCATTATCCAAAATTCAATAGGCACCTGGTCAGTTAGACCCTTCAATGACTCCATGACAATTTCTGCTGAATACTTTGAGTCACACCTAGCTTCGTGGCCTGGAAAACCAGCATACAAAAGAGTATGTATTGATATTGGTGCAAACATTGGAAAATACACCCTCATGGCAGCAAGCCAATATGGATACAAAAAGATACTTTCGATTGAAGCAAATCCTGTTACCTTTCAAATACTATTTAAAAATATTGCCCTTAATTCGTTAGTGCAAAAAGTGACCGCTATAAATATTGCAGCTGGTGAAACAGAAGGCACTGTCACTATCCAAGCGGACTCACACCATCTTGGTGGCGGAAACATCGTTGACTATCATGTGAATGATGCAGTTATGGATACACGGCATGTTGTTCCTGTTTTTAGAATTGACACACTACTTTCAAAACAAAACGTCCCTACTACTGAAGTTGATTTTATTAAAATTGACGTTGAAGGTGCTGAAGGAGAGGTGTTAAAAGGAATGACATCGACACTTAAAGATATGCCGATAGGATCATACATCATGATTGAAATGAGCAGAAACGAAGAAGCGGTATCTCGTGTATTTACATCAAACGGATT
It encodes the following:
- a CDS encoding FkbM family methyltransferase gives rise to the protein MSKFQSISAVANKTTVQNHNKLLFLTFFFLTKVFSFCLRKIPTLGRQLRRIRSWLPAPEFIIQNSIGTWSVRPFNDSMTISAEYFESHLASWPGKPAYKRVCIDIGANIGKYTLMAASQYGYKKILSIEANPVTFQILFKNIALNSLVQKVTAINIAAGETEGTVTIQADSHHLGGGNIVDYHVNDAVMDTRHVVPVFRIDTLLSKQNVPTTEVDFIKIDVEGAEGEVLKGMTSTLKDMPIGSYIMIEMSRNEEAVSRVFTSNGFIKVESHSHDTLFVKQ